The Stieleria maiorica genome includes the window GTTGTGCCGCCTGGCCGAACACCAACAAACGCATGTCAAAACATCCGCGTTTTACGCGCTGGGAAAGAAAGCGGCGCCGTACACCGATCTGGGTCCGATGATTCATCGATTGGCACACGCGTTTGGAAGCGATCGGTTGATGTGGGCGACCGATTGCCCCTACCAGGTTCAGGGCGGACACACCTATCACGACTCGATCGATTTGATCCGGTACAAGCTGGACTTTTTGACCAACCGTGATCGCAGTTGGATGTTGCAAAAGACCGCCGAGAAGGTGTTCTTTACGTAGATCGGCTTTCGATCACAAACTGAGCCGCAGACGCTAGCCTCGGGCCTTACAAGTCTCGAAGGGCAATCCAAGGCCCGCGGCTAGCGCCGTCGGCTCATAAAGTAGGTGCCATTGGGCTCGCGCCATGCGTCTGATTGCAAACGCAATGCGATCATTTGATGCTGACAGAGCATTAGAGCGTCTTTCGCAGCGTATCGATCAATCGCTCGACGGACGCTTGATCGTTATAGCCGTGGATCGCAATTCGCAAGCGTCCGGCGTGGCACATCACGTGAATGTTCTGTTGGTGCAGCGCGGCATGAATTCGGTTTGCGTCGGGGTGCATGAACGCCACGATTCCCGCCAGATGATCGGGGTGATCGGGCGTGATCAATTCCACGGGCAATCGCTTCAACTCATCCAGGCACAGGCGAACCAGGGGGCGACAATGGGCATCGATCGCGTCGACGCCGACGGACCGGACATACCGCAAACCGGCGTCGATCGCGTAGACGGCGGGATAGTTGGGCATGCCGACCGAGAAACTGGCGGCACCCTGTTTGGCAGTGGCCCGCTGGAATCGATCGGCATCGAACGCGTTTTGCAGATGAAACCAACCGCCCGCCGGCGCCGTCAATCGCGAGGCACTTGAGGAGGGAACCCCCACCAAACCGCCGCCGTGCGAAGCGAGGATCCATTTGTGGGTCGAGCTGACGATTAGATCAACGTCGCTTAGATCGAGCGGGATACGGCCGAGTGCTTGGGTGACATCGACCGAGATCAACGCGGGGCAACGCCGCCGGACCGTGCCGACGAGCTCCGGCAGATTGACTTTGTGACCATTAAAGAAACTGACCAACGAGGTCGTAACCAGCCGCGTCCGAGGTCCCAACAACGGAATCAAATCTTCGATGCGGAGCGACCACTCGTGCGCCCGCCAAATCTTGACCGTCGCCGGACATTGCTCGTGCAGCCACGGCGTCGCACCGGCCGGGAAGTCCAGGTCATTGATCACGACCTCGTCGCCTTCACGCAATCCCAGAGCCAACGCGGCCAAGTTGTATGCCTCGGACGAACACGAGCACAAACTGACTTCGTCGGCACTCAATCCGTAAGCCCGGGCGATTTGTTGCTTGGCACTGTCCCAAACCACGGCATGCAACTCGCGCCCGTCCATGCCAAGCAGTTTGTCTTGGCCATACCGATGAAGTGCCTCGAGTACGGCCGTCGGCGGAATCCCTTCGGCGGCCGTGTTGAAGTAGGCCTTGCCCGAGAAGCTGGGGAAATCACGCTGTCGCGATGATTCGGTTAGCATGGGAGCGTTTCACTGTTCAGGTAGGCGTTTGTCGCCGGTTGTCCGACGGTGTGTCAGCTTGATGACGTTCGTTTCAGGTCGTCCAATCTCCCTCGCTCGACGGCCCGGAAGGGCCATCGTACCCGCAGGCAAAACATCGACGACTCGGAAAGGCCATCGTACCAGCGGGAGGAACAACGGCTTTTCATCGGGATTGATTTTGATGACGGCAGTGTAGCGAACGGCTACAATGAATGTCCCGCCCGCCGTCCCACCCCCTGCCGTGCCTACTCGACCATGCATGTTCCCGGTCTCCTGCTGGACACTCCCCAACGCCTGCTCGGTTGCTTGACCGCGGTCGTTTGCACGATCGCGGCGTCGGCCGGAACCGCCCAGGAAGCATCGCCACAAGCGATCGTATTTTTTGAAAAGGAAGTCCGTCCGGTGTTGGTCGAGCACTGTTACGACTGTCATTCGGCCGGAGGCAGCGTCCGGGGAGGACTGCGGCTGGACACCCGCGAAGGGCTGCGAAAAGGCGGCGACTCTGGCCCGGCGATCGTGGTCGGAGATGCCGACGCAAGTTTGATGATCGAAGCGATTCGCTATCAAAACCGTGACCTGCAGATGCCGCCCCGGAATCCGCTGCCCGAGCGTGCCGTCAAGGTGTTGGAGAAATGGGTCGCCCAGGGTGCGGCCGATCCGCGGGGACCCGTTTCCGCGGATCGCGGTTCGACAGATCTTGCTGCCGATCACAGTCCATCGGGCATGAGCATCGACCAGGGACGACAATTTTGGGCGTTCCGGCCGGTCAGTGATCCGGCGATTCCCGAATTGCCCGATTCGAATTGGGTGGCGAATCCGATCGATGCCTTTGTCTTGACACGCCTTCAGAAAAACGGCCTGTCGCCGGCGCCGGCGGCCGACAAGGTCACGCTGATTCGCCGGATCACACAAGACCTGATCGGATTGCCGCCGACACCCGACCAGATCGATGAATTCGTCGCCGATCAGTCGCCGTCGGCTTATGACAAGCTGATCGAGCGTCTGCTGAATTCACCGCACTATGGGGTCCGTTGGGGAAGACATTGGTTGGACGTGGCACGCTACGCCGATTCCAACGGGCTGGACGAGAACTTGGGTTACGGCCAAGCCTGGCGCTACCGTGACTACGTCGTCGATGCCTTCAACAACGACAAACCATACGACCGATTTCTGATCGA containing:
- a CDS encoding aminotransferase class V-fold PLP-dependent enzyme, which gives rise to MLTESSRQRDFPSFSGKAYFNTAAEGIPPTAVLEALHRYGQDKLLGMDGRELHAVVWDSAKQQIARAYGLSADEVSLCSCSSEAYNLAALALGLREGDEVVINDLDFPAGATPWLHEQCPATVKIWRAHEWSLRIEDLIPLLGPRTRLVTTSLVSFFNGHKVNLPELVGTVRRRCPALISVDVTQALGRIPLDLSDVDLIVSSTHKWILASHGGGLVGVPSSSASRLTAPAGGWFHLQNAFDADRFQRATAKQGAASFSVGMPNYPAVYAIDAGLRYVRSVGVDAIDAHCRPLVRLCLDELKRLPVELITPDHPDHLAGIVAFMHPDANRIHAALHQQNIHVMCHAGRLRIAIHGYNDQASVERLIDTLRKTL